The Acidobacteriota bacterium sequence GGTGCACTGGCAGGGCCAGAAGATGAGCAAGTCGCTGGGGACGGTGGTCGATCCCCTGGAGGCGGCGGACCGCCTGGGACCGGACCCGTTGCGGCTGTATCTGACCAAGGAGATCGCGTTCGGCCAGGACGGAGACTTCACGTGGGACCGGTTCGAGGAGCGCTACAACGTCGACCTCGCGAACAACTTCGGCAACCTGGTTTCGCGGCTCGCGTCGATGGCCCACCGCTACCGCAAGGGTCGGCTGGTGGCGCCGCCGAGCGCGCCCGGGCCGCTGGCCGAGGCGGCCTGCGGGGCCGTGACGGCCTACCGCGAGGCGATGGACGCCTTCGCGCTGCATGGCGGCGTGGCCGCGGCGTTTCGGCTCGTCGACGCCGCCAACGAGTACATCGCGGCGGTCGAGCCGTGGGCGACGGCGCGGGATCCGGCGCGTGCCGCGGAGCTCGACCGGCAGTTGTACGACGTGAGCGAAGCGGTGCGGATTGCCGCCCTGCTTCTCGCGCCGGTGATGCCCAGCTCGTGCCGCGAGGTGCTGGCGCGGGTCGGGACACCGGTCGGCTTCGAGCCAAACCTGGACCGCGATGCGGTCTGGACGACGCCGCCGGGCGCCGAGCGGCAGGTCGTGAAGGGCGATCCGCTCTGGCCGCGGCTCGATCCCGCGCGGGCTGCGTCGAACGTCGAGAAGGATACGCAACGGAAGGACTCGCCGACGAGCGCGGCGGTCGGGCGGAAGGCGCGGGTGGCGGCCGATGCCGGCACCGGACCCCAACGGAGGGAGCAGCGGACGATGAACGACAGTGAACGATCGGGCGGGGGCGAAGCGGCTTCTGCCGCGGCCCCGCTTCAGTCGGAGGTCGGCGGCTCGACGCCGGCCGGCGAGGGCGCCGCGACCGCCGAGGCGGCCGAGGCCCAGGCACCGGAAACGCCGCGCATCTCGATAGACGACTTCGCCAGGGTCGAGCTTCGCGTCGGGCGCGTCGTGACCGCCGAGGCGGTGCGGAAGTCGAAGAAGCTCGTGCGCCTGGAGGTCGACGACGGCGGCGGCGTGCGGCAGATCGTCGCGGGCATCGCGAAGGCCTACGAGCCGGAGACGCTCGTGGGACGGCACGTCGTCTTCGTGGCGAACCTGCAGCCGGCGAAGCTGATGGGGATCGAGTCGAACGGCATGGTCCTCGCGGCACTCGACGCGGCCGGGCAGCCGGTACTTCTGAAACCGGACGATCCGGAGCGTGCCCCCGCGGGATCGGCGATTCGATGATCGATTCCCACTGCCATCTGGCCGACGAGCAGTTCGCCGCGGACCTCGGTGCGGTGATCGAGCGAGCGCGCACCGCCGGCGTGGACGGCGCCCTCTGCATCCTCGACGCACTGAACGACGACGAGGCGCGCCGCGCGGACGGCGTGGCCGCGGCCTGGCCGAATGCCGCTTTCGCAATCGGGGTCCACCCGCACCAGGCGGGGGCGGTCGAAGACGCCGCCGGCGGTCTCGAGGGGGTTGCGTCGTTCGTGCGGCGGTTGCTGGATGCGCGGGCCGGGGCGTGCGCGGTCGGCGAGATCGGACTCGACTACCACTACGACTTCGCGCCGCCGCGGACCCAGATCGACGTCTTTCGCCGTCAGATCGCGCTGGCGCGCGATCTGACGCTGCCGATCGTCGTCCACACGCGAGAGGCGGACGCCGACACGGTGGACGCCATTCGAGCGGAGGGCGGCGGCGACGTGCAGGGGGTCTTCCACTGTTTCACCGGTGACGCCGCATTCGCGCGCCGGGCCCTCGATCTCGGCTTTCACGTGTCGTTCTCGGGCATCGTGACATTCCGCAACGCAACGGCGATTCGCGAGGCGGCCGCCATCGTGCCCGCCGAACGTCTGCTGGCCGAGACCGACGCGCCGTACCTGTCACCGGTCCCGTACCGCGGCCGGCGCAACGAGCCGGCGCGGGTGGCCCAGGTGATCGATACCCTGTCCGAGGTGCGCGGCGAGGACCGCGCCGACATCGTCGAGGCGACGCGGCGGTCGTACCACGGATTGTTCGGCGCCCCCGCGGACTGAAGTGCGTGGATTCCCCACTCTCGGAACCGGGCATCGCCTGAAGTGCCGGCGCGTTGACGCTCGCGGCGCAACTGTGGTCTGATTCTCGCGGCGTGAACGTGGCACTCAAGTCGTCGGCGCCGGCTGACCTGGAACAGATCTTCGAACCCATCCGCGCGTCGCTCGAGGCGGTCGAGCAGGCCTATGCGACCTACGTCCGGCCTGCCGTCGAAGCCGACGCGGCGGCCCTGGAGGCGGCCGGCCAGGGCGCGGCGAGGGGGCCGAGGGCCGTGCACGTGGTGGACGAGGTGATTCCGCGCATGGCCCGGTACATCCAGGCCAGCGGCGGCAAGCGCGTGCGTCCCGCCGTGTTGCTTCTCGCCGCGCGGCTGGCCGGCTACACCGGGGAGCGCGCGGTCGTCTACGCGTCCGCGGTGGAGTTCATCCACACGGCGACGCTGGTCCACGACGACATCATCGACGAGTCCGAGCTCCGCCGCGGCCGCCTCGCGGCGCACTCGCGCTGGGGCAACGACAAGACGGTCCTGCTGGGCGACTACCTGTACATCAGCTCGATGAAGCTGGCTCTCACCTACGACGACGCCATCCCGATCGTGCGCCTGCTGTGCGACGTCACGCGGCGGATGATCGAGGGCGAGCTGTACCAGTTGACCAAGACCGGCGACGTGGACATCTCGGAGGAGGAGTACTTCGAGATCATCCGGCGCAAGACGGCGTACCTGTTCGGCGGCTCCGCCGAGATCGGCAGCATGCTCGGCGCCACGACCGACGAGCAACGCGCCGCGCTGCGTGATTACGGCTTCAATCTCGGCGTCGCCTTCCAGCTCGTCGACGATCTGCTCGACTTCACGGCGGACCAGGCTACGCTCGGCAAGCCGGTCGGCCAGGATCTCCGCGAGGGAAAGGTCACGCTGGCCCTGATTCACCTGCTCGGCCGGGAGGCCGCGGACGGTCGCGCGCGCGCGATAGCCCGCGGCGCGGTAGAGACGGGCGAGATCGGCATGAGCGATTGGCGCGAGCTCGGAACCCTGCTGCGCGAGCATCGCGCAACGGACTACGCCTACGACAAGGCCGTCGAGCACGCGGCGGCGGCCCGGAACTGCCTCGCCGCGTTTTCCCCCTCCGTCGAGCGCGATGCGTTGCTCGCCCTGCCGGACTACGTGCTGGCGCGCGATCGCTGATTCCGGCCGGCGGCGGGCTGGCCGGTTCGAGGTCTGACGCGCCGATGCCTTCCGACTCCGGATCCGAGGCGGCCCTCGACGAGGCCCGGACCCGCATCGCTCGCCTGCGCAGCGAGTTGAGACATCACGAGCATCTCTACTACGTCCTCGACAAGCCCGAAATCAGCGACGCCGAGTTCGATGTCCTGCTGCGGGAGTTGCAGCAGTTGGAAGCGCTGTATCCGGTGCTGGTTACGCCCGATTCCCCTTCGCAGCGCGTCGGCGGCGCGCCGCGGGAGGGAGTCGACAAGGCGTCGCATTCGTCAGCGATGCTCAGCCTCGACAACGCGTTGGACGACGCGGAGCTGGTCGACTTCGACCGTCGGGCGCGGGAGCTGGCCGGGGTGGAAGTCCTGGACTACGTCGGCGAGCTGAAGCTGGACGGCCTCTCGATGGCCGTGCGTTTCGGTCCGGCGCGCGACAACGCGGGTCGTGATGCCGGCGCCCGGCTGCCCGGTTTGCACGAGGAGCCCGATGCCGACAGTCACCTGACGCTGGCGCTGACCCGCGGCAACGGGGTCGCGGGCGAGGTGATCACGCCGAATGCCCGCACCCTGCGCTCGCTGCCGCTCTCGATTCCGGCGCGGGAGCGCGCGGCGCGAGGGGTTCCGGTGGAGTTCGAAGTGCGCGGCGAGGTCGTGATGCCGAAGAAGTCCTTCGCGGCACTCAATGCCCGGCAGCGAGCGGAGGCGAAGCGGCAGTTCGAGAACCCGCGCAACGCCGCGGCGGGATCGCTGCGGATGCTGAACGCGGCGGTTACCGCCTCGCGGCGACTCGACTTCTACCCGTATCAACTGCTCGCAGCCGGCGGGTCGGTCTTTCCGTCGCACTGGGAGGCGCTGGAGGCGCTCGCGGCCCTGGGCTTCAAGCGTAGCGAGGCGCGGGCCCGCCTGCACGGCGTCGATGACCTGCGGCGATTCCGGGACGAATGGCTGCCGCGGCGCGAGGCACTCCCGTACGAGATCGATGGCCTGGTGTTCAAGATCGATTCCGTCGACCTGCAGCACCGTCTCGGCGCGACGTCGAAATCGCCCCGCTGGGCCGTCGCCTGCAAGCCCGCGGCGCAGCAGGTGGAGACGGTGGTGGAGGATATCGACGTCCAGGTGGGGCGCACCGGGGCGGTCACCCCGCGCGCCCGGCT is a genomic window containing:
- a CDS encoding polyprenyl synthetase family protein; this translates as MNVALKSSAPADLEQIFEPIRASLEAVEQAYATYVRPAVEADAAALEAAGQGAARGPRAVHVVDEVIPRMARYIQASGGKRVRPAVLLLAARLAGYTGERAVVYASAVEFIHTATLVHDDIIDESELRRGRLAAHSRWGNDKTVLLGDYLYISSMKLALTYDDAIPIVRLLCDVTRRMIEGELYQLTKTGDVDISEEEYFEIIRRKTAYLFGGSAEIGSMLGATTDEQRAALRDYGFNLGVAFQLVDDLLDFTADQATLGKPVGQDLREGKVTLALIHLLGREAADGRARAIARGAVETGEIGMSDWRELGTLLREHRATDYAYDKAVEHAAAARNCLAAFSPSVERDALLALPDYVLARDR
- the metG gene encoding methionine--tRNA ligase, whose product is MAKFYLTTAIDYVNSRPHLGTAYEKIAADVIARYQRLCGVETRFMMGNDEHSQNVFQRARELGVEPLAFCDGMETAFRDVWARLDISFDDFIRTTEARHRTSVTALVSRLAEAGDIYDGYYEGWYCVSCEAFKPEKDLEDGNCPVHGKPPQWIKEKNHFFRLSKYRQPLLDHYAAHPEFLQPEIRRNEMLRLLESGLDDISMSRTGQAWGIPVPSDPDSVIYVWVDALINYISGVGYGADEALFETWWPADLHVVGKDITRFHCVFWPAMLMSAGLPLPRRVFGHGWVHWQGQKMSKSLGTVVDPLEAADRLGPDPLRLYLTKEIAFGQDGDFTWDRFEERYNVDLANNFGNLVSRLASMAHRYRKGRLVAPPSAPGPLAEAACGAVTAYREAMDAFALHGGVAAAFRLVDAANEYIAAVEPWATARDPARAAELDRQLYDVSEAVRIAALLLAPVMPSSCREVLARVGTPVGFEPNLDRDAVWTTPPGAERQVVKGDPLWPRLDPARAASNVEKDTQRKDSPTSAAVGRKARVAADAGTGPQRREQRTMNDSERSGGGEAASAAAPLQSEVGGSTPAGEGAATAEAAEAQAPETPRISIDDFARVELRVGRVVTAEAVRKSKKLVRLEVDDGGGVRQIVAGIAKAYEPETLVGRHVVFVANLQPAKLMGIESNGMVLAALDAAGQPVLLKPDDPERAPAGSAIR
- a CDS encoding TatD family deoxyribonuclease, coding for MIDSHCHLADEQFAADLGAVIERARTAGVDGALCILDALNDDEARRADGVAAAWPNAAFAIGVHPHQAGAVEDAAGGLEGVASFVRRLLDARAGACAVGEIGLDYHYDFAPPRTQIDVFRRQIALARDLTLPIVVHTREADADTVDAIRAEGGGDVQGVFHCFTGDAAFARRALDLGFHVSFSGIVTFRNATAIREAAAIVPAERLLAETDAPYLSPVPYRGRRNEPARVAQVIDTLSEVRGEDRADIVEATRRSYHGLFGAPAD